Proteins from a genomic interval of Capsicum annuum cultivar UCD-10X-F1 chromosome 4, UCD10Xv1.1, whole genome shotgun sequence:
- the LOC107868289 gene encoding uncharacterized protein LOC107868289 isoform X1 yields the protein MKCFSTCFRTNSNHKKISIKSCSTTTKINSISPQALQDLLETCENGNKDEAQDEEIVKSITLIEKSKDISSRENFLEFEENGEVFVEAIDIKKDEARYKIVNSINLFEESKKNEEDELHTSFRKKVTFDLNISINQVCANYSEISPSNLQKQNGEEKEEANELSNSSVSSYISYPPNHRYHCCRNSTADEFDDIDLDDNEDVECPLNGLMFQEESSSNESLFSLSIDSTRRGNNHTIEIDENMEVNSPLNPTRNLSLLKDTGVTTTTSPSLLKTMNQQEKNVDVNILDYCITYDQRVQKESNLKCQENEVVAVDTSLSSQLKDTGITTTSPSLFKTMNQQEKENIDVNILDYCITYDQCVQKESSLKCQENEVVAVDTSLSSWLVQSSQDDTPNSRNSGGSVGNLPVDRPILGALRLEELKDEKNSAIGTIGSYLRHTGQQATGISSY from the exons atgaagtgcTTTTCAACTTGTTTTCGTACTAATTCCAATCATAAGAAAATCAGCATAAAATCATGTAGTACTACTACCAAGATTAATAGCATCTCCCCTCAAGCTCTCCAG GATTTGCTCGAGACTTGCGAAAATGGTAACAAAGATGAAGCTCAGGACGAGGAGATTGTGAAATCCATTACCCTCATTGAAAAATCGAa AGATATAAGTAGCAGAGAGAATTTTCTTGAGTTCGAAGAAAATGGTGAAGTTTTTGTTGAAGCCATTGATATTAAAAAAGATGAAGCTAGGTACAAGATTGTGAACTCCATTAACCTGTTTGAAGAATCCAA GAAAAATGAGGAAGATGAGTTGCATACAAGCTTCAGAAAGAAGGTTACATTTGACCTAAACATATCGATAAATCAAGTTTGTGCAAATTACTCGGAGATCAGTCCGAGCAATTTGCAGAAACAAAacggagaagaaaaagaagaagcgaACGAGCTTTCGAATTCAAGTGTGTCAAGCTATATATCTTATCCTCCAAACCATAGATATCATTGCTGCAGAAATAGTACTGCTGATGAATTCGATGATATTGATCTCGACGATAATGAGGATGTTGAATGTCCTCTTAATGGACTAATGTTTCAAGAAGAGTCGTCATCTAACGAATCATTATTTTCGCTCTCCATAGACTCTACTAGGAGAGGAAATAATCATACAatagaaatagatgaaaatatgGAGGTCAATAGTCCATTGAATCCAACACGAAATCTGAGTCTACTGAAAGATACTGGCGTTACAACAACAACGTCTCCATCACTGTTGAAGACGATGAATCAACAAGAGAAGAACGTTGATGTGAATATCCTAGATTATTGTATCACGTATGATCAACGCGTACAAAAAGAGTCTAATTTGAAGTGCCAGGAGAATGAAGTAGTCGCAGTTGATACCAGTCTTTCGAGTCAACTGAAAGACACAGGCATTACAACAACGTCTCCCTCACTGTTCAAGACGATGAATCAACAAGAGAAGGAGAACATTGATGTGAATATCCTAGATTATTGTATCACATATGATCAATGCGTACAAAAAGAGTCTAGTTTGAAGTGCCAGGAGAATGAAGTAGTCGCGGTTGATACCAGTCTTTCGAGCTGGTTAGTCCAATCTTCTCAAGACGACACGCCAAATTCCAGAAACAGCGGTGGTTCTGTCGGAAATTTGCCTGTCGATAGACCAATTTTGGGAGCATTGAGACTCGAAGAGTTAAAAGATGAAAAGAACAGTGCAATAGGGACTATTGGAAGCTATTTGAGACATACAGGACAGCAGGCTACTGGCATTTCATCTTACTGA
- the LOC107869832 gene encoding CRIB domain-containing protein RIC10-like produces the protein MHGLSIYLKRQRNQFLSLEWSFYPCSISYLLLAFWAFTIYTMATKVKGIYKYITNIFVVNKERELEIGCPTDVKHVAHIGWEGPSGGAPTWMKTFKAGPEFAATSFGNSGSAISSWSSQGCGESTRQLTTANIYKGISTSDVASPPKKHRRRKPKSTTSSPKSSSPSALRSSRATKHKAKVVEGNNSPTAIEVS, from the exons ATGCATGGCTTAAGCATTTATCTTAAAAG gcAAAGGAATCAGTTCTTGTCATTGGAGTGGTCCTTCTATCCTTGTTCTATTTCATATCTATTATTAGCCTTTTGGGCCTTTACAATCTATACAATGGCAACCAAAGTGAAGGGGATTTACAAATATATCACAAATATTTTTG TTGTTAATAAGGAGAGGGAGTTGGAAATTGGATGTCCAACTGATGTTAAACATGTGGCACATATTGGTTGGGAAGGTCCCTCTGGAGGTGCACCTACTTGG aTGAAAACATTCAAGGCTGGGCCTGAATTTGCAGCAACTTCTTTTGGTAACTCTGGGTCTGCTATTTCTTCATGGTCATCTCAAG GTTGCGGAGAATCAACAAGGCAACTAACAACAGCTAACATTTACAAAGGCATTTCAACTTCAGACGTTGCTAGTCCTCCGAAGAAACACAGACGTAGGAAGCCTAAGTCGACTACTTCCTCACCAAAATCAAGTTCACCATCCGCGCTAAGATCATCGCGAGCTACTAAACACAAGGCCAAAGTTGTTGAAGGCAATAATTCACCAACAGCCATAGAAGTGTCTTAA
- the LOC107868289 gene encoding uncharacterized protein LOC107868289 isoform X2, with product MKCFSTCFRTNSNHKKISIKSCSTTTKINSISPQALQDLLETCENGNKDEAQDEEIVKSITLIEKSKKNEEDELHTSFRKKVTFDLNISINQVCANYSEISPSNLQKQNGEEKEEANELSNSSVSSYISYPPNHRYHCCRNSTADEFDDIDLDDNEDVECPLNGLMFQEESSSNESLFSLSIDSTRRGNNHTIEIDENMEVNSPLNPTRNLSLLKDTGVTTTTSPSLLKTMNQQEKNVDVNILDYCITYDQRVQKESNLKCQENEVVAVDTSLSSQLKDTGITTTSPSLFKTMNQQEKENIDVNILDYCITYDQCVQKESSLKCQENEVVAVDTSLSSWLVQSSQDDTPNSRNSGGSVGNLPVDRPILGALRLEELKDEKNSAIGTIGSYLRHTGQQATGISSY from the exons atgaagtgcTTTTCAACTTGTTTTCGTACTAATTCCAATCATAAGAAAATCAGCATAAAATCATGTAGTACTACTACCAAGATTAATAGCATCTCCCCTCAAGCTCTCCAG GATTTGCTCGAGACTTGCGAAAATGGTAACAAAGATGAAGCTCAGGACGAGGAGATTGTGAAATCCATTACCCTCATTGAAAAATCGAa GAAAAATGAGGAAGATGAGTTGCATACAAGCTTCAGAAAGAAGGTTACATTTGACCTAAACATATCGATAAATCAAGTTTGTGCAAATTACTCGGAGATCAGTCCGAGCAATTTGCAGAAACAAAacggagaagaaaaagaagaagcgaACGAGCTTTCGAATTCAAGTGTGTCAAGCTATATATCTTATCCTCCAAACCATAGATATCATTGCTGCAGAAATAGTACTGCTGATGAATTCGATGATATTGATCTCGACGATAATGAGGATGTTGAATGTCCTCTTAATGGACTAATGTTTCAAGAAGAGTCGTCATCTAACGAATCATTATTTTCGCTCTCCATAGACTCTACTAGGAGAGGAAATAATCATACAatagaaatagatgaaaatatgGAGGTCAATAGTCCATTGAATCCAACACGAAATCTGAGTCTACTGAAAGATACTGGCGTTACAACAACAACGTCTCCATCACTGTTGAAGACGATGAATCAACAAGAGAAGAACGTTGATGTGAATATCCTAGATTATTGTATCACGTATGATCAACGCGTACAAAAAGAGTCTAATTTGAAGTGCCAGGAGAATGAAGTAGTCGCAGTTGATACCAGTCTTTCGAGTCAACTGAAAGACACAGGCATTACAACAACGTCTCCCTCACTGTTCAAGACGATGAATCAACAAGAGAAGGAGAACATTGATGTGAATATCCTAGATTATTGTATCACATATGATCAATGCGTACAAAAAGAGTCTAGTTTGAAGTGCCAGGAGAATGAAGTAGTCGCGGTTGATACCAGTCTTTCGAGCTGGTTAGTCCAATCTTCTCAAGACGACACGCCAAATTCCAGAAACAGCGGTGGTTCTGTCGGAAATTTGCCTGTCGATAGACCAATTTTGGGAGCATTGAGACTCGAAGAGTTAAAAGATGAAAAGAACAGTGCAATAGGGACTATTGGAAGCTATTTGAGACATACAGGACAGCAGGCTACTGGCATTTCATCTTACTGA
- the LOC107868288 gene encoding probable dolichyl-diphosphooligosaccharide--protein glycosyltransferase subunit 3B — MAIPKSLTLTLISIFLLLNHSSSFVDGGAGDILAELIHLRSQSPTAAIHLSDHLLRRILSLDTPRPFSFLIFFDAKQLHSKPELSLPTLKSEFSLLSSSFLTNNPEVNNNFFFFTIEFSESQNSFALFGVNSLPHLRLIPNSATDLKKDSIQMDGSDLARLAESMAEFVEAKGKVNVGPIHRPPMISKKQMSVIVVVGLALSPFLLKKIVSGDTLLHDKYVWMLGSIFVYFFSVSGAMHNIIRKMPMFMMDREDPGKLVFFYQGSGMQLGAEGFAVGFLYTIVGLLLAFMTNVLVRVKSRTLQRVVMITALFVSFWAVKKVIQLDNWKTGYGVHAYWPSSW, encoded by the coding sequence ATGGCGATCCCCAAATCCCTAACCCTAACCCTAATCTCCATTTTCCTCCTCCTCAACCACTCCTCCTCGTTCGTCGACGGTGGCGCCGGCGATATCCTCGCCGAGCTAATTCACCTCCGATCACAATCTCCCACCGCCGCAATCCACCTCTCCGACCACCTCCTCCGCCGTATCCTCTCCCTCGATACCCCCCGTCCCTTCTCCTTCCTCATCTTCTTCGACGCTAAACAGCTGCATTCCAAACCTGAACTATCCCTCCCAACTCTCAAATCCGAATTCTCCCTCTTATCCTCTTCCTTCCTCACCAACAACCCCGAAGTCAAcaacaatttcttcttcttcactatcGAATTCTCCGAATCGCAGAACTCATTCGCTTTATTCGGGGTTAATTCGTTACCCCATTTACGTTTAATTCCAAATTCAGCTACTGATTTAAAGAAAGATTCGATTCAAATGGACGGTTCTGATTTAGCGAGGTTAGCTGAATCGATGGCGGAGTTTGTAGAAGCTAAAGGGAAGGTTAATGTAGGTCCAATTCATAGACCACCAATGATTTCGAAGAAGCAAATgagtgttattgttgttgttggcttAGCATTGAGTCCATTTTTGTTGAAAAAGATTGTTTCAGGTGACACCCTTTTGCATGATAAGTATGTATGGATGTTGGGTTCGATATTCGTTTACTTTTTCAGTGTTTCGGGTGCAATGCATAATATAATTAGGAAAATGCCGATGTTTATGATGGATAGAGAGGATCCGGGGAAGTTGGTTTTCTTTTATCAAGGTTCGGGGATGCAGTTGGGAGCTGAGGGTTTCGCGGTTGGGTTTTTGTATACGATCGTGGGTTTGTTGTTGGCTTTTATGACGAATGTTCTTGTTCGTGTAAAGAGTAGGACTTTGCAAAGGGTGGTGATGATTACTGCACTGTTTGTTTCGTTCTGGGCTGTGAAGAAAGTGATTCAATTGGATAATTGGAAGACAGGGTATGGTGTTCATGCTTATTGGCCTTCGAGTTGGTAA